A stretch of Apostichopus japonicus isolate 1M-3 chromosome 9, ASM3797524v1, whole genome shotgun sequence DNA encodes these proteins:
- the LOC139974031 gene encoding uncharacterized protein has product MLEACWGPKKILLTEVRRAQERVTKVSTYTPTKITIHLRGTAFLETLDRCIGMPTSLPWQQETDRFFRPRSSIFWMALYHQRHRLKKTVLSKNVRVVKILRFLSWNCPTP; this is encoded by the exons atgttggaagcttgctggggaccgaagaagataTTATTAACCGAAGTACGACGAGCTCAGGAGAGAGTTACAAAAGTATCAACGTATACCCCAACTAAAATTACCAT TCACTTGCGGGGAACTGCATTTCTTGAAACGCTTGACAGGTGCATTGGAATGCCAACAAGCCTCCCTTGGCAACAAGAAACAG ACAGGTTTTTCAGACCCAGAAGTTCCATTTTTTGGATGGCATTGTACCATCAGAGACATCGGTTGAAGAAGACAGTTTTGTCCAAGAATGTGAGAGTAGTGAAAATTTTGAG ATTTTTGTCATGGAATTGCCCCACGCCTTGA
- the LOC139974560 gene encoding uncharacterized protein encodes MDVKEGFCWRCNLKLRKGMVICDSCKIAQYCSQKCKEADHLRHKSVECPTWSTKTCGHCQKIGAKYQCADCLTTNYCNGDCQKRHWKRHKPVCQIWKERVKQTALRPLKYTQDLPYYFSNSFANDLLNLENNEGEGSSSSADLSNNDKITSDFSILLPACGDLRQMIQTVYSLPVNFTGSLKFVLNDIDPFVMARNVLLLYMFSSSKDDTAPIISSIWLSLLLFEEEYSFLQDSLKNLIEMDSMQLKKRTNGVLEVSERSYNTLRGVWLGWKNLEAGIWTRVGFITRQQRTFMFALDPLAVESTNGYIEQVPKRHAPSIRIWMEDGVITSGDKRLGNTLRYCNPTFTGRQRGERFRPGESIPHDFVFQYCVRCDCMPFQMWDYLDMIQHIDCDSVTEMCHAFTTDCVIKVTKMMNENRLIIKTFTEDFLNIESFLTDSPQFDRIFTSNLIDYHQVGTVLGTLEPLLNKKNPHAVILTETINWHAEMEGADLPTDQKIQSSLFLCAAKDIDPTMKRFFAMKHKNYSISREYYNNLDYFISYLRGRKLNDSGKFRYEGTKPKLPTWSDVKKWGGLHLRDFRAGRHKVVPFSRRVNARAVNMLRGSVRTLEWYRKEI; translated from the exons ATGGACGTGAAGGAAGGATTTTGCTGGAGGTGTAACTTAAAGTTACGAAAAGGAATGGTAATATGCGATTCGTGTAAAATCGCTCAATACTGCAGTCAAAAGTGCAAAGAAGCTGACCACCTACGTCATAAAAGTGTAGAATGTCCTACATGGTCAACCAAAACGTGCGGTCATTGTCAGAAAATTGGAGCTAAATATCAA TGTGCTGATTGCTTGACAACGAATTACTGTAATGGTGATTGTCAGAAGCGACACTGGAAGCGGCATAAACctgtttgccaaatttggaaAGAAAGGGTAAAGCAAACAGCATTGCGACCTCTGAAGTATACTCAAGATTTACCTTATTACTTCAGCAATTCTTTCGCTAATGATCTCCTAAATCTAGAAAATAATGAAGGAGAGGGCAGTTCGTCATCTGCTGACCTTAGCAACAATGATAAAATCACTTCCGACTTTAGCATTTTACTTCCTGCCTGCGGTGACCTACGTCAGATGATCCAGACTGTGTATTCACTCCCTGTAAACTTCACTGGTAGCCTGAAGTTTGTTTTGAATGATATTGACCCGTTCGTCATGGCCAGAAATGTCCTTCTTCTCTACATGTTTAGTTCATCAAAAGACGACACCGCTCCGATTATTTCGTCCATTTGGCTGTCGCTACTTCTCTTTGAGGAAGAGTATTCCTTCCTCCAAGACTCCCTCAAAAATCTCATCGAGATGGACTCCATGCAACTGAAGAAGAGAACGAACGGTGTGCTTGAAGTAAGTGAGAGGTCCTACAACACATTGCGTGGAGTATGGCTTGGCTGGAAGAACCTCGAGGCAGGGATATGGACAAGAGTTGGATTCATTACTAGACAGCAGAGGACCTTTATGTTTGCCCTCGACCCTTTAGCAGTTGAAAGCACCAATGGATACATCGAACAAGTTCCGAAGCGACACGCACCGTCGATTCGCATATGGATGGAAGACGGTGTAATAACTTCCGGAGACAAACGACTAGGGAACACCTTGCGGTATTGCAACCCGACCTTCACTGGTCGTCAACGGGGCGAGAGGTTCCGACCAGGGGAGTCCATTCCTCATGATTTTGTATTTCAATACTGCGTCAGATGTGATTGTATGCCGTTTCAGATGTGGGATTATCTTGATATGATTCAACACATCGACTGTGACTCGGTCACCGAAATGTGTCATGCCTTCACCACTGATTGCGTCATCAAAGTTACGAAAATGATGAATGAGAATCGACTGATCATAAAGACCTTCACCGAAGATTTTCTTAACATTGAGTCATTTCTGACCGACAGTCCGCAATTTGATCGTATTTTTACATCCAATCTGATAGATTATCACCAAGTGGGAACGGTGCTGGGGACACTTGAACCTCTCCTTAACAAGAAGAACCCCCACGCTGTCATCTTGACGGAAACCATTAATTGGCATGCGGAGATGGAGGGTGCGGATTTACCAACTGATCAGAAAATCCAATCGAGTTTGTTCCTTTGTGCAGCAAAGGATATAGATCCAACGATGAAACGGTTCTTTGCTATGAAACACAAGAATTATAGCATTTCTCGTGAATATTATAATAATCTGGATTACTTCATATCTTACCTCAGAGGCAGAAAGCTCAATGATTCAGGCAAGTTTCGATACGAAGGAACTAAACCAAAATTACCAACATGGTCAGATGTGAAAAAGTGGGGAGGGTTACACCTCCGCGACTTTCGCGCCGGTAGGCATAAGGTTGTTCCATTTTCCCGAAGGGTGAACGCTCGCGCGGTAAACATGCTGCGTGGCAGTGTTCGTACCCTCGAATGGTATCGGAAGGAGATTTAA
- the LOC139972970 gene encoding uncharacterized protein, with amino-acid sequence MDVQKGYCWRCNQSLRGAPKKCTSCATAEYCSTFCLGDDRVRHESVECPNWSAKPCGSCKKIGATCECCGCLSIMYCNDTCQKLHWESHKRDCVRWKKKAKNLASILLLSSTQDYPFYFSNSFANDLLNLESNEMKDKNDLESARQDYSILLPACGDLRQMIQTVYSLPVNFTGSLKFVLNDIDPFVMARNFLLLYMISSSTEVLAPKIASIWLSLHLSEEEYTLLRASLHRLIEMDATRFKESTSDVVDVSAHSYNAMREVWMRWGKLQCHKGSKDCIKLEEERQNMVPPDEESRSSVKSYVCQVPRRHAASIDKWFSDGVIMAKDTPKDILPYYNYTFTGRRVGQSFFAGTNIPSDITFNYCVNDDCVPFRMWDYLDMIKNEDHDSVTEMCHAFTTKCVTITTNMIKQRRMKLGIYISDFLRLQPLLPRNAQFDRIFASNLIDYHKISVVLET; translated from the exons ATGGATGTTCAAAAAGGCTACTGTTGGCGATGTAATCAATCTTTACGGGGTGCGCCGAAGAAATGTACCTCTTGTGCGACAGCTGAGTATTGCAGTACGTTTTGCCTCGGTGACGACAGGGTTCGACATGAGAGTGTAGAATGCCCCAATTGGTCGGCCAAACCATGTGGAAGTTGTAAGAAAATCGGAGCAACATGTGAG TGCTGTGGGTGTTTATCGATCATGTACTGCAATGATACTTGCCAAAAGTTACACTGGGAGAGCCACAAGCGTGATTGCGTCAGGTGGAAGAAAAAAGCCAAGAATCTCGCATCCATACTGCTATTATCCAGCACGCAGGACTATCCGTTTTATTTTAGTAATTCATTTGCGAATGACCTCTTGAACTTGGAGAGTAACGAAATGAAAGACAAAAATGATTTAGAGTCCGCCCGACAAGATTACAGCATTTTACTTCCTGCTTGCGGTGACCTACGTCAGATGATCCAGACGGTGTATTCACTCCCTGTAAACTTCACTGGTAGTCTGAAGTTTGTTTTGAATGATATTGACCCGTTCGTCATGGCCAGAAATTTCCTGCTACTCTATATGATAAGTTCATCTACCGAGGTCCTCGCTCCAAAGATTGCATCCATTTGGTTATCACTCCATCTCTCTGAGGAAGAGTACACCCTACTCCGTGCATCGCTCCATAGACTCATAGAGATGGACGCCACTCGGTTCAAAGAAAGCACGAGCGATGTAGTTGATGTCAGCGCGCATTCATACAACGCAATGCGTGAAGTTTGGATGAGATGGGGAAAACTGCAGTGTCATAAAGGCAGTAAGGATTGTATCAAGTTGgaagaagagagacaaaataTGGTTCCACCAGACGAGGAATCAAGATCCAGTGTTAAGTCATACGTATGTCAAGTTCCAAGGCGTCACGCTGCATCCATTGATAAATGGTTCTCTGATGGCGTTATAATGGCAAAGGACACTCCAAAAGACATACTACCCTATTACAACTACACATTCACCGGTCGGAGAGTTGGACAAAGTTTCTTTGCAGGAACCAATATTCCTTCAGATATAACATTTAATTACTGTGTCAATGATGATTGCGTCCCTTTCCGGATGTGGGACTATCTAGACATGATCAAGAACGAAGACCACGACTCCGTCACAGAAATGTGTCATGCGTTTACCACCAAATGTGTTACCATAACAACGAACATGATCAAGCAAAGAAGGATGAAGTTGGGAATTTATATTTCAGACTTCTTGAGACTTCAACCGCTTTTACCCCGCAATGCTCAATTCGACCGCATATTTGCCTCAAATTTAATTGACTACCACAAAATATCTGTCGTGTTGGAGACG